In the Vulpes lagopus strain Blue_001 chromosome 16, ASM1834538v1, whole genome shotgun sequence genome, one interval contains:
- the LOC121476891 gene encoding AN1-type zinc finger protein 6-like encodes MALRAQVYWVDAAFQMLINLQSLDIYKVTCSWQFFAISSDLQKSVSLKPLGRTFKKEKKTNHSQVPMLCSIGCGLYGNPRTNGMCSVCYKEHLQKENSSNGSRISLPAASVSTLSESSPVQGTDGRAREAQLPLDSTSASVQPGPVSDQSLVSESVASPQMDSTSVDKAVPETEDLQASVSDTAQQPSEEQGKSLEKPKQKKNHCFMCRKKVGLTGFGCQCGNACCGVHHYSNVHNCSYNYKADAAEKIKKENPVVVDEKIQKI; translated from the exons ATGGCCTTAAGGGCACAGGTATATTGGGTAGACGCTGCTTTTCAAATGCTGATCAACTTACAGTCTCTTGATATTTACAAGGTGACCTGTAGCTGGCAATTTTTTGCTATCTCTTCAGACTTGCAGAAGTCTGTCTCTCTTAAACCTTTAGGCCGTACTTTTAAG aaagaaaagaaaactaatcaCAGCCAAGTGCCTATGCTTTGTTCCATTGGCTGTGGGTTGTATGGAAACCCTCGTACAAATGGCATGTGTTCAGTATGCTATAAAGAACATCTTCAAAAAGAGAATAGTAGTAATGGTAGTAGAATAAGCCTACCTGCAGCCTCTGTCAGTACTCTGTCTGAATCTTCGCCTGTCCAGGGCACAGACGGCAGGGCCCGGGAGGCTCAGTTACCACTAGACTCCACGTCTGCATCTGTGCAGCCAGGCCCTGTATCGGATCAGTCACTTGTATCAGAATCTGTTGCATCTCCCCAAATGGACAGTACATCTGTGGACAAAGCAGTACCTGAAACAGAAGACCTGCAAGCTTCAGTATCAGATACGGCACAGCAGCCATCTGAAGAGCAAGGCAAGTCTcttgaaaaaccaaaacaaaaaaagaatcactgtTTCATGTGCAGGAAGAAAGTGGGACTTACTGGGTTTGGATGCCAGTGTGGAAATGCTTGCTGTGGTGTACACCATTACTCCAATGTACACAATTGCTCTTACAATTACAAAGCTGATGCTGCTgagaaaatcaaaaaagaaaatccagtagTTGTTGATGAAAAGATCCAGAAGATTTGA